A genomic region of Actinomycetota bacterium contains the following coding sequences:
- a CDS encoding 4Fe-4S binding protein — MLEDEVYSALAEHLDGMPVGFPPSEERLEILRVLFEPEEARLAARLPYRDTPLPDIAAELGMPEDELQGALDAMASRGIVYKELKDGVASYRLVPGLMGLREAPFWTGRDTEEARRLADLWLRYFRKAWGREIADRELPLVRVVPLEEDIDEAAEILPFETAKELVEQASFRAVSHCACRTMAAYAGGGCDHERENCFHFGSFGRFLAEQGMGWEISLEESVRKLEEAREAGLIFLTDNYQGEVNTLCCCCSCCCVFMRGRLELRFDNAVNTSSYLARVDRETCVGCGECEERCPVGAVGLDEHELARVDRRLCLGCGVCVTNCTGGAIALKRRDETTLVPTREEFMASMRRK; from the coding sequence GTGTTGGAGGACGAGGTCTATTCCGCGCTGGCTGAACATCTCGACGGCATGCCGGTCGGCTTTCCCCCGAGCGAGGAACGGCTGGAGATACTGCGCGTTCTCTTCGAACCCGAGGAGGCCCGGCTGGCGGCGCGGCTTCCCTATCGGGACACGCCCCTCCCGGACATCGCCGCCGAGCTGGGAATGCCCGAGGATGAGCTTCAAGGCGCCCTGGATGCCATGGCCTCCAGGGGTATCGTGTACAAGGAGTTGAAGGATGGAGTGGCCAGTTACCGCCTTGTGCCCGGCTTGATGGGCCTCAGGGAAGCGCCCTTCTGGACGGGTCGGGACACCGAGGAAGCGCGGCGGCTGGCGGACCTGTGGTTACGCTACTTCCGCAAGGCCTGGGGAAGGGAAATAGCTGACCGGGAACTCCCCCTGGTGAGGGTGGTCCCCCTGGAGGAGGACATCGACGAGGCGGCGGAGATCCTCCCCTTCGAGACGGCCAAGGAGCTGGTGGAACAGGCTTCCTTCCGGGCCGTGTCCCACTGCGCCTGCCGAACAATGGCGGCCTATGCGGGGGGCGGTTGCGACCACGAAAGGGAAAACTGTTTCCACTTCGGTTCCTTCGGTCGTTTCCTGGCGGAGCAGGGGATGGGATGGGAGATTTCGCTCGAGGAATCGGTGCGCAAGCTGGAGGAAGCCCGCGAGGCGGGCCTGATTTTCTTGACCGACAACTACCAGGGAGAGGTAAACACCCTGTGCTGCTGCTGTTCCTGCTGCTGTGTGTTCATGAGGGGCAGGCTGGAGTTGAGGTTCGACAACGCGGTAAACACCTCCAGCTACCTGGCGCGCGTGGACCGGGAGACGTGCGTGGGATGCGGGGAGTGCGAGGAGAGGTGCCCGGTGGGCGCGGTGGGCCTGGACGAGCACGAGCTGGCCCGGGTCGATCGCAGGCTGTGCCTGGGTTGTGGGGTATGCGTTACCAACTGCACGGGTGGAGCCATAGCCCTGAAGAGGCGTGACGAAACCACGCTGGTGCCCACCAGGGAGGAGTTCATGGCCTCCATGCGTAGGAAATAG
- a CDS encoding PAS domain S-box protein: MEEGTKRGPFSSREDFFRLLVENSLDLVVVLDGEGRVGFISPSVKRLLGYEEGELLGRNIMDFIHPDDRKSSASNLELALKRPGVTQYSLQRIRHKDGTWRHHEASALNLLDDPRVRGLVINSRDVTERMNMEKELGESRREMATLLSNLPGMAYRCRNEPQWTMLFVSEGCRELTGYAPEDLRENAAVSYAALIHPQDRDRVWREVQEALQRGEPFQLIYRIRTASGERKWVWEQGRGVLSEAGELLYLQGFITDITERVWAERVTRLQRDLAIAAASAMRLDDFMDRAVRIVIQIGEIDCCAVYLEEGEGGYRLVNHYGYTGDLLLKAVFIAADARLVELLSRGEVLYDAWGDLCREAGFQSGEELEAAVVAPLLWEGRMVGCVLAGTREGGLSPGTLEFIEAAGTQIAQAYARHRLLERLRESETRYRLLHEYAGEAIFSYDRSLALTGVNRRACEIVGYSRDELVGKNILELGIIHPEDFEKVLKDVGSLLAGEGTISDEIRLVRKGGEEILAEITAASLLDREGRVIEIINVGRDVTERKRAEEALRHSEERYRATFEATGTAMFHVDRKAVITDANREAERLFGYAREEMVGRMRYMDLLMPEDVERVKTFSRKLLSGEIPSPLQVEIMARHRSGRPVPALITVAMLPGLEESVISLLDISEKKAYEKELERRAEEMRDFLDIAAHELRHPATLLKGYAVTLREYGDRMDEEARSDALRAIEKGADRLVGVVEELLEAARVERNRLRLELREVEPGELARRAVEEMRERFPDREMELRVAPGLEKVRADAERLVRLLIILLDNAVKYSPRGTPVELVVERNGDAALFTVLDRGRGVPEEDRERIFERFYQVEDVLHHAGPGLGLGLYIGRSIAEAHGGRIWYEPRLGGGSIFRFTIPLARKA, from the coding sequence ATGGAAGAAGGAACGAAGCGGGGCCCTTTCTCGAGCCGGGAGGACTTCTTCCGCCTACTAGTGGAAAATTCCCTGGACCTCGTCGTGGTCCTGGACGGGGAAGGAAGGGTAGGTTTCATCAGTCCTTCCGTGAAACGCCTGCTCGGTTACGAAGAGGGAGAACTCCTGGGTCGGAACATTATGGACTTCATCCATCCCGACGACCGTAAGAGTAGCGCCTCTAACCTGGAGCTGGCCTTGAAACGCCCCGGCGTTACCCAGTATTCCCTCCAGCGTATCCGTCACAAGGACGGCACCTGGCGGCACCACGAAGCCAGCGCCTTGAACCTCCTCGATGACCCCAGGGTGAGGGGGCTGGTCATCAACTCCCGCGACGTCACCGAGAGGATGAACATGGAAAAAGAACTGGGGGAGAGCCGCAGGGAGATGGCCACCCTGCTCTCCAACCTGCCGGGGATGGCCTACCGGTGCCGCAACGAGCCGCAGTGGACCATGCTCTTCGTCAGCGAGGGCTGCCGGGAGCTCACCGGGTATGCGCCCGAGGACCTTCGGGAGAACGCCGCGGTATCCTACGCCGCACTAATCCACCCTCAGGATCGTGACAGGGTGTGGAGGGAAGTGCAGGAGGCCCTGCAACGTGGGGAGCCCTTCCAGCTTATCTACCGCATCCGCACCGCTTCCGGCGAGAGAAAGTGGGTATGGGAACAGGGCAGGGGTGTGCTTTCCGAAGCAGGGGAGTTGCTCTACTTGCAGGGCTTCATCACCGACATCACCGAGAGGGTGTGGGCGGAGAGGGTGACCCGCCTACAGCGCGACTTGGCCATTGCCGCAGCCTCCGCCATGCGACTAGACGATTTCATGGACCGGGCGGTACGTATCGTGATCCAGATTGGGGAAATTGATTGCTGCGCCGTTTACCTGGAGGAAGGGGAGGGAGGCTACCGGCTTGTTAACCACTACGGATATACGGGAGACTTGCTCCTGAAAGCGGTATTTATCGCCGCGGATGCACGGTTGGTGGAGCTGCTGTCACGGGGAGAGGTGCTCTACGATGCCTGGGGCGACCTGTGCCGGGAGGCTGGATTTCAATCCGGTGAAGAGCTGGAGGCGGCGGTCGTAGCCCCCCTTCTATGGGAGGGGAGGATGGTGGGGTGCGTTCTGGCTGGAACCCGTGAAGGGGGGTTATCGCCGGGAACGCTGGAGTTCATAGAGGCCGCGGGGACGCAGATAGCCCAGGCCTATGCCCGCCACAGGCTGCTGGAGCGGCTGCGGGAGTCGGAAACCAGGTATCGGCTACTGCACGAGTACGCCGGGGAGGCCATCTTCAGCTACGACAGGTCTCTCGCCCTGACCGGGGTGAACCGGAGGGCCTGCGAGATAGTAGGCTATTCCCGTGACGAGTTGGTGGGGAAAAACATCCTGGAGCTGGGAATTATCCACCCGGAAGATTTCGAGAAGGTCCTCAAGGACGTCGGGAGCCTCCTGGCCGGCGAGGGTACCATAAGCGACGAAATCCGCCTCGTGCGCAAGGGCGGCGAGGAGATTCTGGCCGAGATCACCGCTGCTTCCCTGTTGGACAGGGAGGGTAGAGTAATAGAAATCATCAACGTGGGGCGGGATGTGACCGAGCGCAAGCGGGCGGAGGAGGCGCTGCGGCATAGCGAGGAGCGTTACAGGGCGACATTCGAAGCTACGGGCACGGCCATGTTCCACGTGGACCGGAAGGCGGTGATAACCGACGCCAACCGGGAGGCGGAGAGGCTCTTCGGATATGCCCGTGAGGAGATGGTGGGCAGGATGCGCTACATGGACCTGCTCATGCCCGAGGACGTGGAGCGGGTCAAGACCTTCTCTCGGAAGCTTCTCTCCGGCGAGATACCCAGTCCCCTGCAGGTGGAGATCATGGCCCGCCACCGCTCCGGCCGACCCGTCCCCGCCCTGATAACCGTGGCCATGCTCCCAGGACTGGAGGAAAGCGTCATCTCCCTCCTGGATATCTCGGAGAAGAAGGCTTACGAGAAAGAATTGGAGAGGCGGGCGGAGGAGATGCGCGACTTCCTGGACATCGCTGCCCACGAGCTGCGTCACCCAGCCACCCTGCTCAAGGGTTACGCCGTAACCCTCAGGGAGTACGGGGACAGGATGGACGAAGAGGCCCGCTCCGATGCGCTGCGGGCCATTGAGAAGGGTGCGGACCGGCTGGTGGGGGTGGTGGAGGAGCTCCTGGAGGCGGCGCGGGTGGAGAGGAACCGCCTCAGGCTGGAGCTGAGGGAAGTGGAACCCGGGGAGTTGGCGCGGAGGGCGGTGGAGGAAATGCGTGAGAGGTTCCCGGACCGGGAGATGGAGTTGCGGGTAGCCCCGGGCCTGGAGAAGGTCCGGGCCGACGCCGAGCGGCTGGTGCGCCTACTGATCATCCTCCTGGACAACGCGGTGAAATACTCCCCGCGGGGAACGCCCGTGGAGCTGGTGGTGGAAAGGAATGGGGATGCGGCGCTCTTCACCGTGCTGGACAGGGGCCGGGGAGTGCCCGAGGAGGACCGCGAGCGCATATTCGAGCGCTTCTACCAGGTAGAGGACGTCCTGCACCACGCGGGGCCGGGGCTGGGCCTGGGGCTGTACATCGGGAGGAGCATCGCCGAGGCCCACGGCGGAAGGATATGGTATGAGCCGCGCCTTGGCGGCGGCTCCATCTTCCGCTTCACCATCCCCCTGGCCAGAAAGGCCTGA
- a CDS encoding response regulator: MAKTILIADDALFTRMMLRNILTENGYTAVVEAETGTEAIWAYNRWKPDLVIMDINMPEMDGMTAVRNILALDPQARIIICSALGEKQLMLEALEAGVKDFITKPFQPSKVVEVVKRVLS, encoded by the coding sequence GTGGCCAAGACCATACTCATAGCTGACGACGCCCTCTTTACGCGCATGATGCTGCGCAACATCCTCACCGAGAACGGGTACACCGCGGTGGTGGAGGCGGAGACGGGGACGGAAGCCATCTGGGCCTACAACCGGTGGAAGCCGGACCTGGTGATCATGGACATCAACATGCCGGAGATGGACGGCATGACCGCGGTGCGCAACATCCTGGCCCTGGACCCCCAGGCGCGCATCATCATCTGCAGCGCCCTGGGGGAGAAACAGCTCATGCTCGAGGCCCTCGAGGCGGGGGTCAAGGACTTCATCACCAAGCCCTTCCAGCCCTCCAAGGTCGTGGAGGTGGTGAAGAGGGTGCTTTCCTGA
- a CDS encoding radical SAM protein, whose protein sequence is MEGRSAYPRLQAGVYLKQLEKPCVYDTRTDELYELSPEAMTFLCRCDGSRNLGELRPEEGFLAYCLEEGILEILERPEPSPLKVGINELPSLRYLMVEVTERCNLRCRHCYLGEAGEKDLEPAILLRILDDFDDLGGLRLMVTGGEPLLYPYLDRLNRALGGRSFRPVLITNGTLLDRRMITTLNFREIQFSLDGLEEGHDFLRGKGTFRKVMEAMKKALHADLEVSVATVIHRKNVHELEKLGKMLADMGVSSWTLEYPVACGRLADNPDLMLGVDEAAPLFDLEWGSGPHAGEGGYACGAHLAAVDASGRLIKCGYYRELSGGSAGGGLRSAWRALPKMRLEGSCTSCPALEECGGGCRYRAELMEGPGGRDLLMCARLGMLQQKVQPPRRA, encoded by the coding sequence GTGGAGGGCAGAAGCGCCTACCCCCGGCTCCAGGCCGGGGTCTACCTCAAACAATTGGAGAAACCATGCGTTTACGACACGCGCACCGATGAGCTGTACGAGCTATCCCCGGAGGCCATGACCTTCCTCTGCCGGTGCGACGGCAGCCGCAACCTCGGGGAGCTGCGGCCGGAGGAAGGCTTCCTAGCTTACTGCCTGGAGGAGGGCATCCTTGAAATACTGGAACGGCCCGAACCCTCGCCTTTAAAGGTGGGGATCAACGAGCTCCCTTCCCTGCGCTACCTGATGGTGGAGGTGACCGAGCGCTGCAACCTGCGCTGCCGTCACTGTTACCTGGGAGAGGCCGGGGAGAAGGATCTGGAACCCGCTATACTCCTTCGTATACTGGACGATTTCGATGACCTGGGGGGCTTGCGCCTGATGGTGACCGGTGGTGAACCTCTCCTCTATCCCTATTTGGACCGCCTCAACCGGGCCCTGGGGGGCAGGAGCTTCCGCCCCGTGCTCATCACCAACGGCACCCTCCTGGACCGGAGAATGATAACCACCCTTAACTTCCGGGAAATCCAGTTCTCCCTGGACGGCCTGGAGGAAGGACACGACTTCCTGCGTGGAAAGGGCACTTTCCGGAAGGTCATGGAGGCCATGAAGAAAGCTCTCCATGCCGACCTTGAGGTTTCCGTGGCCACAGTCATCCACAGGAAAAACGTGCATGAGTTGGAAAAGCTTGGCAAGATGCTGGCGGACATGGGGGTATCTTCCTGGACCCTCGAATACCCGGTGGCCTGTGGACGCCTGGCCGATAACCCGGACCTTATGCTCGGGGTGGACGAAGCCGCTCCCCTCTTCGACTTGGAATGGGGTTCCGGTCCCCACGCTGGGGAAGGCGGTTATGCCTGCGGGGCCCACCTGGCGGCGGTGGACGCGTCGGGCCGCCTCATCAAGTGCGGCTACTACCGTGAATTGAGCGGGGGTTCGGCGGGCGGGGGACTGCGCTCCGCCTGGCGCGCCCTTCCCAAGATGCGCCTGGAGGGTTCCTGTACTTCGTGCCCCGCGCTCGAGGAATGCGGGGGCGGATGCCGCTACCGCGCCGAGCTCATGGAGGGACCCGGGGGAAGGGACCTGCTCATGTGCGCCCGCCTGGGTATGCTCCAGCAGAAGGTGCAGCCCCCACGCCGCGCTTGA
- a CDS encoding putative DNA modification/repair radical SAM protein, translated as MDLEEKLKILGAAARFDVTCSSRSSRAAEEVPGGGGQSIPGIYHTWSDDGRCLPVLKILLSNRCVYDCAYCVNRASASRPRASLTPVEVAEITMSYYRRGLVRGLFLSSAVWRNPDHTMEKLVLAARELRVEQGFRGYIHLKVIPGASPEMVREAGLYADRLSVNIELPTEGSLRRLAPDKRREDILSPMREIKRQEEAGRELKASRGSWRDLAFLRAGQTTQLIVGATPESDLEIMELAEGLYRDFGLRRVYYSAFFPVSDDPRLPALREPPLLREHRLYQADWLIRRYGFRVEELLDEERPRLEEELDPKSAWALRNPEFFPVEVNRAGFQELLRVPGIGPRSARRIISSRRHHSLDLHSLARLGVAVRRARWFITCNGRYFQKGEPDPERLRRELESPGSGGRALTRQATLFDAAEYTSIPRRGYDHPAGEGKVPGKESLPPMEFLRSVVGGEL; from the coding sequence ATGGACCTGGAGGAGAAGCTGAAGATATTGGGGGCGGCTGCCAGGTTCGACGTGACCTGTTCCTCGAGGAGCTCCCGGGCGGCGGAGGAAGTTCCGGGAGGCGGCGGGCAGTCCATCCCCGGGATATATCACACCTGGTCCGACGACGGCCGGTGTCTTCCGGTGCTCAAGATACTCCTCAGCAACCGCTGCGTGTACGATTGCGCCTATTGTGTTAACCGTGCCTCGGCCTCCCGGCCCCGGGCGTCCCTCACCCCGGTGGAGGTGGCAGAGATTACCATGAGCTATTACCGTAGGGGCCTGGTCCGGGGCCTGTTCCTCAGCTCGGCGGTGTGGAGGAACCCGGACCACACCATGGAGAAGCTGGTGCTGGCGGCCAGGGAACTCAGGGTGGAGCAAGGGTTCCGGGGCTACATCCACCTCAAGGTCATCCCCGGCGCCTCGCCGGAGATGGTGCGCGAGGCGGGGCTCTACGCCGATCGCCTCAGCGTGAACATCGAGTTGCCCACGGAGGGCAGTCTCCGCCGCCTGGCCCCGGACAAGAGAAGGGAGGATATCCTCTCCCCCATGAGGGAGATAAAGCGGCAAGAGGAGGCCGGAAGGGAACTCAAGGCTTCCCGCGGATCGTGGCGTGACCTCGCTTTTCTTCGCGCCGGGCAGACCACCCAGCTCATCGTGGGGGCCACGCCGGAGAGCGATCTGGAGATCATGGAGCTGGCGGAGGGACTGTACCGGGATTTCGGCCTCCGCCGGGTTTACTATTCGGCATTCTTTCCCGTCTCCGACGACCCGCGCCTCCCTGCGCTGCGGGAGCCGCCCCTCCTGCGCGAACACCGGCTCTACCAGGCCGACTGGCTTATCCGCCGCTACGGGTTCCGCGTGGAGGAGCTGCTGGACGAGGAGCGCCCCCGGCTGGAGGAGGAGCTGGACCCCAAGTCGGCATGGGCCCTGCGCAACCCGGAATTCTTCCCCGTGGAGGTCAACCGGGCCGGTTTCCAGGAGTTGTTGCGCGTCCCGGGCATCGGGCCGCGTTCCGCCCGCAGGATAATCTCCTCACGGCGCCACCATTCCCTGGACCTCCATTCCCTGGCCCGGCTGGGAGTGGCGGTGAGGAGGGCGCGGTGGTTCATAACCTGCAATGGCAGGTATTTCCAGAAAGGGGAACCCGACCCGGAGCGCCTGCGCCGGGAACTGGAATCCCCCGGCAGCGGTGGAAGGGCGCTTACACGGCAGGCAACCCTCTTCGATGCGGCGGAATACACCTCCATCCCGAGGCGGGGCTATGACCACCCGGCGGGGGAGGGAAAGGTTCCCGGGAAGGAATCCCTGCCGCCGATGGAGTTTCTCCGTTCCGTGGTGGGCGGAGAATTGTAG
- a CDS encoding Ig-like domain-containing protein, whose product MTKRFGIKTWKKATVLLATAALLLSAFFLPPPRQAGADTAYKLITALPSITVGQRISGRFRDTWTSDNSYLQYREQRIIWEFFNARLDIQFNSWQAFSEAPLEKLLDIRVEFEGYQSDTDESWYVQFYDFTAGDWYDFWYFLGSFPTIPDGTLTMSVSDPTLARRFVGPAGAFRLRFADAGTALGTYETTRTRVYFDLIQAAFIYDITPPISSVTAPADMEYTNATTYTVRGISSDPAPDPSGVQLVEVSTDGGSTWYATDPAAPGDYSSWSYQWLIPAEGTYNIRSLASDWVNNLEVPGAGVRVVVDWTPPQVSSVSPLPGSVNVPVDTLVTATFSDANGMLASSINPSTFTLVDEEGTSIPGTVSYDPGTMTATFDPDVDLFYGYTYTATLTTGITDLAGNPLPAPYSWSFRTADILSLTLVETYNRDGTPGGGGVSFGSISPESSPFVIGGGTPPYAARLNVLSSTSWNLFLRADSDLTDASQNPPAVIPISSLQWRLTGPGTWIPFSLTETPVFNPAPGRTPQPGGSNVDLDLLLQLNWEDLPGSYSTTVVCILMVQP is encoded by the coding sequence ATGACGAAGAGGTTCGGCATAAAGACATGGAAAAAGGCGACGGTCCTGCTGGCGACCGCAGCCCTGCTGCTTTCCGCCTTTTTCCTGCCCCCGCCGCGCCAGGCGGGAGCCGATACCGCTTACAAACTTATAACCGCCCTTCCCTCCATTACCGTCGGGCAGCGAATTTCCGGGAGATTCCGGGACACCTGGACCTCCGATAATTCCTATCTCCAATATCGTGAGCAAAGGATTATCTGGGAGTTTTTCAATGCCCGCCTGGACATCCAGTTCAATTCCTGGCAGGCTTTCTCCGAGGCGCCACTGGAGAAGCTCCTGGACATCCGGGTGGAATTCGAGGGTTACCAGAGCGATACTGACGAATCGTGGTATGTCCAGTTCTACGATTTCACCGCCGGGGACTGGTACGATTTCTGGTATTTCCTGGGAAGTTTTCCCACTATCCCGGATGGAACGCTCACCATGAGCGTGAGCGATCCCACCCTGGCCCGCCGCTTCGTTGGTCCGGCCGGGGCATTCCGCCTCCGTTTCGCCGATGCCGGAACGGCCTTGGGAACCTATGAAACGACACGGACCAGGGTTTACTTCGACCTTATCCAGGCCGCCTTCATCTATGACATCACCCCTCCCATCTCCTCCGTGACCGCTCCTGCGGACATGGAATACACCAATGCGACGACCTACACCGTTCGGGGTATTTCCTCCGACCCCGCCCCGGACCCCAGCGGGGTGCAGTTGGTGGAGGTATCCACGGACGGGGGAAGCACCTGGTATGCCACCGATCCCGCGGCTCCGGGAGATTATTCGTCCTGGAGCTACCAGTGGCTCATCCCCGCCGAGGGCACCTACAACATCCGGAGCCTGGCCTCGGACTGGGTTAACAACCTGGAGGTGCCCGGAGCGGGGGTAAGGGTGGTGGTGGACTGGACTCCGCCCCAGGTTTCCTCGGTATCCCCTCTTCCGGGGAGCGTGAATGTCCCCGTGGATACCCTGGTCACCGCCACCTTCTCCGACGCCAACGGGATGCTGGCCTCCTCCATCAACCCCTCCACTTTCACCCTGGTGGACGAGGAAGGAACTTCCATCCCCGGTACCGTGTCCTACGACCCGGGGACCATGACCGCCACCTTCGATCCGGATGTCGACCTCTTCTACGGGTACACCTACACCGCCACCCTCACCACCGGCATCACCGACCTGGCGGGAAACCCGCTCCCCGCCCCCTATTCCTGGTCTTTCCGCACCGCGGACATCCTCTCCCTCACCCTAGTGGAGACCTACAACCGGGACGGGACCCCCGGAGGGGGAGGGGTGAGCTTTGGAAGCATCAGCCCGGAGAGCTCGCCCTTCGTCATCGGCGGAGGCACTCCACCCTATGCGGCGAGGCTCAACGTCCTCAGCTCCACCAGCTGGAACCTCTTCCTTCGGGCCGATTCCGACCTCACCGACGCCTCTCAGAATCCGCCGGCGGTCATCCCCATATCCAGCCTGCAGTGGAGGTTGACCGGGCCCGGAACCTGGATTCCCTTCTCCCTGACCGAGACCCCGGTCTTCAATCCGGCTCCCGGCCGTACCCCCCAGCCGGGGGGGAGCAACGTGGACCTGGACCTCCTGCTGCAGTTGAACTGGGAGGACCTGCCGGGCAGTTACTCCACCACCGTGGTCTGCATCCTCATGGTCCAGCCTTGA
- a CDS encoding NAD(P)/FAD-dependent oxidoreductase yields MAEEKALSSELEAASLTSVDTREEATGPAAAEPAPEPEPGPEPADAEGGEEEEYDIIVVGAGFGGPVAAYKCARAGLRVLMLERSARVGEKVISGLTIPFYGFLFGPAFIRDGNPPIERPVDGIINYIIKDINAGDIEVDDSLRIPRPLSPVISFGYNAYCRPFCQWEAEKAVEAGAELRTSTTVTDLLMEDGKVVGVVTESGERIRARLVIDAEGSQGLLAVKAGVREKYPPEVISLADVYDYRMDKEDVDRVMGYTLRFCWGWDEQRIAPPLGHGNGLMVWPYRESVHFCQDQCLRLDEGEVPNLRRLFQEYHDNITAKLPWWREEVAPRAELRARMWEGFEIFVGLDRKLREMPSVADGIILVGDAAGLEGTELCDGVPAAWFSADIAADVAIEALRAGDVSRDFLRRYEERVRDHPIIQWSITATNRYNLRFAQEHHDLEELKRYVHNGWGLGGFTHMSTPLVKMILRALQEDPTLPASWIRMFFRYYYNWLHERYDYSEGKPAPNRAGMREPVAAQFLFKSALKGLDFLLRAGGPIIRAAARLLEPLSGLANPAMKALLPLVEALVRGMVRLEPLMEPVTKRITDFVSRADPSTFDHPGRKC; encoded by the coding sequence ATGGCTGAGGAAAAGGCCCTTTCCTCGGAGCTGGAGGCCGCTTCCCTCACCTCCGTGGATACGCGGGAAGAAGCGACCGGCCCAGCCGCGGCGGAACCTGCCCCCGAACCGGAGCCGGGACCGGAACCCGCGGACGCGGAGGGCGGGGAGGAAGAGGAATACGACATCATCGTGGTGGGGGCCGGGTTCGGGGGCCCGGTGGCAGCTTACAAGTGCGCCAGGGCCGGGCTGCGGGTCCTCATGCTGGAAAGGTCGGCCCGGGTGGGGGAGAAGGTCATCTCCGGACTGACCATTCCCTTCTACGGGTTCCTCTTCGGCCCCGCATTCATACGCGACGGCAATCCCCCCATCGAGAGACCGGTGGACGGGATAATCAACTACATCATCAAGGACATCAACGCCGGGGACATCGAGGTGGACGACTCCCTGCGCATCCCCCGTCCCCTTTCCCCGGTCATCTCCTTCGGGTACAACGCCTACTGTCGCCCCTTCTGCCAGTGGGAGGCGGAGAAGGCGGTGGAGGCGGGCGCTGAGCTGCGTACCTCCACCACCGTGACGGACCTCCTCATGGAGGACGGCAAGGTGGTGGGGGTGGTCACCGAATCCGGAGAGAGGATAAGGGCCCGCCTGGTCATCGACGCCGAGGGCTCCCAGGGGCTCCTGGCGGTGAAGGCCGGGGTGCGGGAGAAGTACCCGCCTGAGGTCATCTCCCTGGCCGACGTTTACGATTACCGCATGGACAAGGAGGACGTGGACCGCGTCATGGGCTACACCCTGCGCTTCTGCTGGGGGTGGGACGAGCAGCGCATCGCGCCTCCCCTGGGGCACGGCAACGGGCTCATGGTCTGGCCCTACCGGGAGAGCGTGCACTTCTGCCAGGACCAGTGCCTGCGCCTGGATGAAGGTGAGGTTCCCAACCTACGCCGCCTCTTCCAGGAATACCATGACAACATCACCGCCAAGCTTCCCTGGTGGAGGGAGGAGGTGGCCCCCCGGGCCGAGCTGAGGGCGCGCATGTGGGAGGGATTCGAGATATTCGTGGGCCTGGACCGCAAGCTGCGGGAGATGCCCAGCGTGGCCGACGGGATCATCCTGGTAGGGGACGCCGCCGGGCTGGAGGGCACGGAGCTCTGCGACGGGGTCCCCGCCGCCTGGTTCTCCGCGGACATCGCCGCCGACGTGGCCATTGAGGCCCTGCGCGCGGGCGACGTTTCCAGGGACTTCCTGCGCCGCTACGAGGAGCGCGTAAGGGACCATCCCATCATCCAGTGGTCCATCACCGCCACCAACCGCTATAACCTGCGCTTCGCCCAGGAACACCACGACCTGGAGGAGCTGAAGCGGTACGTGCATAACGGATGGGGACTGGGGGGCTTCACCCACATGAGCACTCCCCTCGTGAAGATGATCCTCCGTGCCCTGCAGGAGGACCCCACCCTGCCCGCCTCCTGGATCCGGATGTTCTTCCGATATTACTACAACTGGCTGCACGAGCGTTACGATTACAGTGAGGGTAAGCCGGCTCCCAACCGCGCGGGCATGCGGGAACCCGTGGCCGCCCAGTTTCTCTTCAAGTCCGCGCTGAAGGGGCTTGATTTCCTCCTCCGAGCCGGAGGACCCATCATCCGCGCCGCCGCCCGCCTCCTGGAACCGCTCTCCGGGCTGGCCAACCCGGCCATGAAGGCCCTGCTGCCCCTGGTGGAAGCCCTGGTGAGGGGGATGGTCAGGCTGGAACCGCTGATGGAACCCGTCACGAAAAGGATTACCGACTTCGTCTCCCGCGCCGATCCCTCCACCTTCGACCATCCAGGGAGAAAGTGTTGA